The Mangrovibacterium diazotrophicum DNA window AGTCGCCGAACAGTACCTGCGCCAAAGCATTGCCTGTCTCGGTTCCCAATTGCCAGGCCTCAACAATCGCAGGAATATGATTATGCGCCCACTCGATGGTCAGGGGACGGCCATTCATCAGCACCAGAACAATGTTCGGATTAACCTTGTAAACCGCCTCCAGTAATTCTTCCTGCAAACCCGGCAAACCCAGGTCGGCTCTGGAGCGGGCTTCGCCTGTTTGCAAACCATTTTCGCCAAGCACCATCACCACGACTTCCGATTGTTTGGCCAGATTGATGGCTTCGGCAAACTTGCTCCGATCGGTCGTATTAATCTCCAGTTCGGTTGCGAAAGCTTCCGGGCCGGTCACTAGCTTGACGCCTTCTGCATATTTCAGATCAGCGTTGTATTTCTCCAGACCTTCCAAAACCGAAACGGCTGTATTTTCGTCACCAGCCATGCGCCAGTTGCCCAACGGACTGTTCTTGTCGTTGGCCAGCGTTCCGATAATGGCCAGTTTCTTTTGTGTTTTCGACAAAGGCAACAAGCCGTTTTCATTCTTCAGCAGAACAATCGACTTTTTTGCCATGTCCAAAGCCGCAGCCAAATGATCGGGGCTATAAATCTCTTTTTTCTCGCGCTCCTCGCTGCAATAGCGATAAGGATCGTCAAACAAACCAAGCTCGTATTTCACGCGGAGGATACGCCGAACCGCATCATCCACAACACTTTCTTTTACTTTACCGGCTTTCACCACATCAACCAAATGCAAAACGTATGCATAAGATTCCATGTCCATATCCGACCCGGCGTTTGCAGCCAGCTCAGCCACCTGCTCCAAATCCCTGGCATAGCCATGATTAATCATCTCGGCGCCGCTGCTCCAGTCGCTCACCACAAAACCGGTAAAGTCCCAATCACCTTTCAGCACATCCCGCAACAAAAAACTGTTGCCCGTAGATGGCACGCCGTTGATAATATTGAACGCATTCATAAACGTTCGCACATTAGCTTCTTCCACCGCCGCTTTGAACGGCGGAAAAATAACATTGTACAAAGTCGTGCTGCTCACATCCACCGTGTTGTAGTCGCGACCGCCCTCAACAAAACCGTAGCCGGCCCAGTGTTTGGCGCAGGCTGCAATTGTATTGTCAGCACTCAGGTCGTCTCCCTGAAAACCTTTCACACGGGCTATGGCAATCTTGCTTCCGAGGAAAGGATCTTCCCCGGCACCTTCCATCACACGCCCCCAACGAGGATCATGTGACACATCCACCATTGGGGCGAAGGTCCAGTTTAGCCCCTCGGCCGAAGCTTCGATGGCTGCAACGCGAGCCGATTTCTCGATTGCCTGAAGATCCCAGCTGGCAGATTCTGCCAACGGAATCGGCGAAAGTGTTTTATGCCCGTGGATAACATCGAAGCCAAAAATCATCGGGATTCCCAAACGGGAACT harbors:
- the bglX gene encoding beta-glucosidase BglX; this encodes MIRQIFAGAAILLLFSACQQQQQKPVDDIDRKITELLSKMTLEEKVGQMNQYTGFYDLTGPAPSEGNAKNKYEHIKQGLVGSMLNVRGVENVRKMQQLAVDSSRLGIPMIFGFDVIHGHKTLSPIPLAESASWDLQAIEKSARVAAIEASAEGLNWTFAPMVDVSHDPRWGRVMEGAGEDPFLGSKIAIARVKGFQGDDLSADNTIAACAKHWAGYGFVEGGRDYNTVDVSSTTLYNVIFPPFKAAVEEANVRTFMNAFNIINGVPSTGNSFLLRDVLKGDWDFTGFVVSDWSSGAEMINHGYARDLEQVAELAANAGSDMDMESYAYVLHLVDVVKAGKVKESVVDDAVRRILRVKYELGLFDDPYRYCSEEREKKEIYSPDHLAAALDMAKKSIVLLKNENGLLPLSKTQKKLAIIGTLANDKNSPLGNWRMAGDENTAVSVLEGLEKYNADLKYAEGVKLVTGPEAFATELEINTTDRSKFAEAINLAKQSEVVVMVLGENGLQTGEARSRADLGLPGLQEELLEAVYKVNPNIVLVLMNGRPLTIEWAHNHIPAIVEAWQLGTETGNALAQVLFGDYNPSGKLPMTFPRSSAHIPVYYNHFNTGRPGPKTEVFWPHYMDESYIPLYPFGFGLSYSTFEYSGLEVHEVEPGKFEVTVQVSNVSAVDGEEVVQLYIRDRVASIVRPVKELKGFEKRMIKAGETIAVSFVLTQKELGFYNGEGKFLAEPGDFDLWVGPSSAEGLHTSFELK